A genomic stretch from bacterium includes:
- a CDS encoding Ldh family oxidoreductase, translating into MSDTAGDKPQRFRSDDLVTYSRAVLERLDVSAHDAREVAECLVMAQLRGVDSHGLIRLPVYVRRLEAKVVKARPVIRVESRYAAVALVDGDNGLGPVVGSRAMDEALRLAATSGIGYVGVRGSNHFGAAAFYVDKAIRRGYIGCAVSNAPPNMAAFGGRGRILGTNPLAVGIPAGEERPLLFDASSSVVARGKIIIAAERNLPIPEGWAIDAEGRPTTDARAALAGVVLPFGGPKGSAISFIIDILSGVLTGASFALYLNTLENVKAVQGLGHAFIALRTDLFLPAPEFARRMDTILRMLKNSPPAAGVPRVLAPGEVEFDTEARFRESGLPLADEVVRQLVDLGRRVDVEFPACLEQESYS; encoded by the coding sequence GTGAGCGACACCGCCGGCGACAAGCCCCAGCGGTTCCGGTCGGACGATCTGGTCACCTATTCGCGCGCCGTCTTGGAGCGGCTCGATGTTTCCGCGCACGACGCCCGCGAAGTAGCGGAATGTCTGGTCATGGCCCAACTGCGCGGTGTGGATTCGCACGGCTTGATCCGTCTGCCGGTCTACGTGCGGCGGCTCGAGGCAAAGGTCGTGAAGGCCAGGCCGGTGATCCGTGTGGAGTCACGCTACGCGGCCGTGGCGCTGGTGGATGGTGACAACGGCCTGGGTCCGGTGGTCGGTTCGCGCGCGATGGACGAGGCGCTCCGTCTTGCTGCAACCAGCGGCATCGGTTACGTGGGCGTCCGCGGCAGCAACCATTTCGGGGCCGCCGCGTTCTACGTGGACAAGGCGATCCGGCGAGGGTACATTGGCTGCGCGGTGTCCAACGCCCCGCCCAACATGGCGGCCTTCGGCGGACGAGGGCGGATTCTCGGAACCAACCCGTTGGCCGTCGGCATTCCCGCGGGCGAGGAACGGCCGCTGCTCTTCGATGCGTCCTCGAGCGTGGTGGCGCGGGGCAAGATCATCATCGCCGCCGAGCGCAACCTGCCGATCCCGGAAGGGTGGGCCATCGACGCGGAAGGGCGACCCACCACGGACGCGCGAGCCGCGCTGGCCGGCGTGGTGCTGCCGTTCGGCGGTCCTAAGGGGTCGGCCATTTCGTTTATCATCGACATCCTGTCCGGCGTGCTGACGGGCGCGTCCTTTGCGCTCTATTTGAACACGCTCGAAAACGTGAAGGCGGTGCAAGGCCTCGGCCACGCGTTCATCGCGCTGCGGACGGATCTGTTCCTGCCCGCGCCGGAGTTCGCGCGGCGCATGGACACGATCCTGCGCATGCTCAAGAACTCGCCGCCCGCCGCGGGCGTTCCGCGCGTACTCGCTCCGGGGGAGGTGGAGTTCGACACGGAGGCCCGCTTCCGCGAGTCCGGGCTGCCGCTCGCGGACGAAGTGGTGCGGCAACTGGTGGATCTCGGCCGCCGCGTGGATGTCGAGTTTCCCGCTTGCCTGGAACAGGAGAGCTACTCCTGA
- a CDS encoding sugar ABC transporter permease, with product MPAGPRHPGAKPRRRDDRIAYLFLAPWLLGLVGITVGPLLASLGLSFTHYDLLSAPSWTGLTNYRRMIAGDPSFLQSLVVTVLYVAISVPSVLVISLALALVLNRGLRGLTLYRGLFYLPSLLGGSVALAVLWRQVFGIDGMLNHVLALVHITGQSWIGSPGTALYTLVLLNVWQFGATMIIFLAGLRQIPQDLYEAAAVDGARRWRQLLQITIPMLSPVIFFNTVLGLIRAFQVFTSAYVISNGTGGPADSMLLYALYLYQQGFVNYDMGYAAAMAWVLVVMIAVLTGAAFLSARFWVHYAD from the coding sequence ATGCCGGCGGGGCCGCGCCACCCGGGGGCGAAGCCCCGCCGTCGGGATGACCGTATCGCGTATCTCTTCTTGGCTCCGTGGTTACTCGGGCTCGTCGGGATCACGGTCGGCCCGCTCCTGGCGTCCCTCGGGCTCTCGTTCACGCACTACGACCTGTTGTCCGCCCCCTCATGGACGGGACTCACGAACTATCGGCGGATGATAGCAGGGGACCCCAGCTTCCTGCAGTCGCTGGTCGTGACGGTCCTCTACGTCGCGATCTCAGTGCCCTCCGTGCTCGTGATCTCGTTGGCCTTGGCGCTGGTGCTGAACCGCGGCCTCCGCGGCCTGACCCTGTATCGGGGGCTGTTCTATCTTCCTTCCCTGCTGGGCGGAAGCGTTGCACTTGCCGTCCTGTGGCGCCAGGTGTTCGGCATCGACGGCATGCTGAACCATGTACTCGCCCTGGTTCACATCACGGGACAGAGTTGGATCGGGAGCCCGGGCACCGCGCTCTATACGTTGGTGTTGCTGAATGTCTGGCAGTTCGGGGCGACAATGATCATCTTCCTGGCCGGCCTTCGTCAAATTCCCCAGGACCTCTATGAGGCCGCTGCGGTGGACGGCGCGCGACGGTGGCGACAGCTTCTCCAGATCACGATCCCCATGCTGTCGCCGGTGATCTTCTTCAACACGGTTTTGGGTCTGATCCGAGCATTTCAGGTCTTCACCTCCGCCTACGTGATCAGCAATGGCACCGGCGGCCCCGCCGATTCGATGCTTCTCTACGCCCTCTATCTCTATCAGCAGGGTTTCGTGAACTACGACATGGGGTATGCGGCGGCCATGGCATGGGTACTGGTGGTCATGATCGCGGTGTTGACTGGGGCGGCATTCCTGAGCGCGCGTTTCTGGGTGCACTACGCGGACTGA
- a CDS encoding IS1380 family transposase has translation MGEAQNQPFQLSFNPRLRIEFQGSRVTSDGGLILVRELDERLGFSELIAQHLTDPRGTNTQFPLADLVRQSVYRRLAGYEDVNDAERLSQDPTFRLIGAEQLWERGAALTSRAHSFETELLTQDENLAGLAAINRELIAKVDPMDTPQRVVLDIDSTEIPVYGQQEQSAYNGHFESTCYHPLLLFNREGDCLAAKLRPGNVHSAEEWDQVLLPELERQQREGKDVVVRADAGFAKPELYEALETRNAKYAIRIPSNDTLERAIAELLTRPVGRPSHKPVVRYKSFRYQAASWKIARRVVAKIEFHCEELFPRVGFIVTTLEADSRAVVRFYNKRGTAEQWIKEGKQAVKMTRLSCHRFRANEVRLWLSVIAYNLGNLWRRFGLPKRIDTWSLTSLQQRLMKTGGRLVKHARYYWLLLAEGHLTPQLFGAIVRRLGMLPGPAG, from the coding sequence ATGGGTGAAGCACAAAATCAGCCCTTTCAGCTCTCGTTTAACCCCAGACTCCGCATCGAATTCCAAGGCTCGCGGGTCACCTCCGACGGCGGGCTCATCCTCGTGCGCGAACTGGACGAGCGGTTGGGCTTCAGTGAACTCATCGCGCAGCATTTGACCGATCCGAGGGGCACGAACACGCAGTTCCCGCTCGCCGACTTGGTCCGGCAATCGGTCTACCGCCGATTGGCGGGGTACGAGGACGTGAACGATGCTGAACGCCTCTCCCAGGATCCAACTTTCCGGCTGATCGGGGCCGAGCAGCTCTGGGAGCGCGGGGCCGCTCTGACGTCCCGGGCGCACTCCTTCGAGACAGAGCTGCTGACCCAAGATGAGAACCTCGCTGGGCTGGCTGCGATCAACCGGGAGTTGATCGCGAAGGTGGATCCTATGGACACCCCGCAGCGGGTGGTGCTCGATATCGATAGTACCGAGATCCCCGTCTACGGCCAACAGGAGCAGAGCGCCTATAACGGGCACTTTGAGTCGACCTGCTATCATCCGCTGCTGCTGTTCAATCGGGAGGGCGACTGTCTGGCGGCGAAGTTGCGGCCGGGCAACGTTCATAGCGCCGAGGAGTGGGACCAGGTGTTGCTGCCCGAGCTCGAGCGGCAGCAGCGGGAGGGCAAGGACGTGGTCGTCCGGGCCGATGCCGGTTTTGCCAAGCCGGAGCTCTACGAAGCCCTGGAGACTCGGAACGCAAAGTACGCTATTCGCATCCCCTCGAACGACACATTGGAGCGGGCCATCGCGGAGTTGCTCACGCGGCCGGTCGGACGCCCCAGTCACAAGCCGGTGGTCCGGTACAAGAGCTTCCGGTACCAGGCCGCGAGTTGGAAGATCGCGCGGCGAGTGGTGGCGAAGATCGAGTTCCACTGCGAGGAACTGTTCCCGCGAGTAGGGTTCATCGTGACGACTCTGGAGGCGGACAGCCGCGCGGTGGTGCGGTTCTACAATAAGCGCGGGACTGCGGAGCAGTGGATCAAGGAAGGCAAGCAGGCGGTGAAGATGACGCGGCTGAGCTGCCACCGGTTCCGGGCGAACGAGGTGCGGCTGTGGCTGAGCGTGATCGCGTACAACTTGGGCAACTTGTGGCGGCGGTTCGGGCTGCCGAAACGGATTGATACGTGGTCGCTGACGAGTCTGCAGCAGCGTCTGATGAAGACGGGTGGCCGGCTCGTGAAACACGCGCGATACTACTGGTTGCTGTTGGCGGAGGGGCACCTGACACCGCAGCTGTTCGGGGCGATCGTGCGGCGGCTTGGGATGCTGCCGGGGCCCGCAGGGTAG
- a CDS encoding NAD(P)-dependent oxidoreductase: protein MKVGFIGLGAMGAPMAERVVKAGFETFTTFHKRRAPADVLAQLGATILHSPAEIARATDTIVTILPADAELRETVFGSDGLLRGFSKGKILIDMTTCTALTLQDVERALTSVGGRVLDAPVSGGTPGAATGTLTIMVGGDPDLLEYCRPLLATMGSRIVHVGPVGQGKVVKIVNQMMAAVHLAMIGEAFALGVRCGADPATLYNVIKDSSGYSRMMDARLPGFLLEGSFQPGFKLDLMKKDVNLALDSARAQGVPLLLTSIVGQVFSAASGAGKGDADFAAAAQYLAGLAGVELHHPESRRGPSTRGAHK, encoded by the coding sequence ATGAAAGTTGGATTTATCGGCCTCGGCGCCATGGGTGCTCCGATGGCCGAACGTGTCGTAAAGGCCGGATTTGAGACGTTCACGACGTTCCATAAGCGCCGCGCACCCGCAGACGTACTCGCCCAGTTGGGCGCTACCATTCTCCACTCGCCCGCCGAAATAGCCCGCGCAACGGATACGATTGTCACCATTCTGCCCGCGGATGCCGAGCTCCGAGAGACGGTTTTCGGCTCCGATGGCTTGTTGAGGGGCTTCTCCAAGGGGAAGATCCTGATCGATATGACCACTTGTACCGCGCTCACGTTGCAGGACGTCGAACGCGCGCTCACGTCGGTCGGCGGTCGCGTTCTCGACGCGCCTGTGAGCGGCGGGACGCCGGGTGCCGCGACCGGAACACTCACGATCATGGTTGGTGGCGATCCCGACCTCCTAGAATACTGCCGCCCGCTGTTGGCAACTATGGGGAGCCGGATCGTGCATGTCGGACCGGTAGGTCAGGGCAAAGTGGTCAAGATCGTCAACCAGATGATGGCCGCGGTTCATCTGGCCATGATCGGGGAAGCGTTTGCGCTAGGGGTCAGGTGCGGCGCCGATCCAGCGACTCTCTATAACGTCATCAAAGACTCGTCAGGCTATTCTAGGATGATGGATGCGCGGCTGCCTGGCTTTCTTCTGGAAGGGTCGTTCCAGCCGGGGTTCAAACTCGACCTGATGAAGAAGGATGTGAATCTCGCGCTCGATTCGGCTCGTGCCCAGGGGGTTCCGCTGTTGCTGACGTCGATCGTGGGCCAGGTGTTTTCGGCCGCGAGCGGCGCGGGAAAGGGCGACGCGGACTTTGCTGCCGCGGCGCAGTACCTGGCCGGGCTAGCCGGTGTCGAGTTGCATCACCCCGAAAGCAGGCGAGGACCGTCGACCCGCGGAGCACACAAATGA
- a CDS encoding RpiB/LacA/LacB family sugar-phosphate isomerase: MRVAIGGDHAGFRLKTVIIQAVKDLGHDVTDHGSYDETPVDFPDVTRRVCADVLDGNADRAVLVAGTGAGVVIAANKIRGIRASICHDGHTAHQCVEHDDANVMCIGAKIVGSWLAVDLVSTYLQARFSGDEDAARRVEKIRQMERNGFGNTGA; this comes from the coding sequence ATGAGAGTCGCGATCGGCGGTGATCACGCAGGCTTTCGGCTGAAGACGGTGATCATCCAGGCCGTCAAGGATCTCGGTCATGATGTGACCGACCATGGAAGCTACGATGAGACGCCGGTGGACTTTCCCGACGTCACTCGGAGGGTCTGCGCGGACGTCCTCGACGGGAACGCCGACCGCGCGGTCCTGGTGGCGGGGACGGGAGCCGGTGTGGTGATCGCGGCAAACAAGATTCGGGGAATTCGTGCGTCGATCTGCCACGATGGTCATACCGCCCACCAGTGCGTCGAACATGACGATGCCAACGTCATGTGCATCGGAGCAAAGATCGTGGGATCGTGGCTGGCGGTTGATCTGGTCAGCACGTACTTGCAGGCCCGATTCAGCGGGGACGAAGATGCCGCGAGGCGCGTGGAGAAGATTCGCCAAATGGAGCGAAACGGCTTCGGCAACACGGGTGCATAG
- a CDS encoding RraA family protein, producing MYELASKFKYLRITDVVDALDAVDRQDLTLMDERIRPLWQGMRFWGPAVTVRALPANVRMPKLSAEGAIRSHATWFAEHGRNEIGSVVRRGCVVVTATDGCPETGIWGSNNSLGLIAKGAVGVVTDGYARDTDELILQKTPVACRGRGRTIIPGRVTFAGVNEPVACGGALVRPGDIIGCDGDGCIVVPAEVALDVVRIAKGILIDDAVKRRELYQQLGMPLDETVAVEEMEAFYAGL from the coding sequence ATGTATGAACTGGCCAGCAAGTTCAAGTACCTCCGAATCACCGACGTGGTCGATGCCCTGGACGCCGTGGACAGACAGGATTTGACACTGATGGACGAACGCATCAGGCCGCTCTGGCAGGGCATGCGATTCTGGGGGCCGGCTGTGACGGTGAGGGCGCTCCCGGCCAATGTGCGCATGCCAAAGCTTTCGGCCGAGGGAGCGATCCGGTCGCACGCAACGTGGTTTGCCGAGCACGGACGCAACGAAATCGGCAGTGTCGTGCGACGAGGCTGCGTGGTGGTCACGGCAACGGATGGATGCCCCGAGACCGGCATCTGGGGGTCGAACAACTCGCTTGGACTGATCGCCAAGGGCGCGGTCGGGGTGGTTACGGACGGATATGCACGGGATACCGATGAACTGATCTTGCAGAAGACCCCGGTCGCGTGTCGCGGGCGAGGTCGAACCATCATCCCGGGGCGCGTGACGTTTGCCGGGGTGAACGAGCCGGTCGCCTGCGGCGGGGCCCTGGTCCGTCCGGGCGACATCATCGGATGTGACGGCGACGGGTGCATCGTCGTCCCTGCGGAGGTCGCACTTGACGTGGTCCGGATCGCCAAAGGCATCTTGATCGACGACGCCGTGAAGCGGCGTGAGCTCTATCAGCAGTTGGGGATGCCATTGGACGAGACCGTCGCGGTGGAAGAAATGGAAGCCTTCTACGCAGGCTTGTGA
- a CDS encoding iron-containing alcohol dehydrogenase produces the protein MPGIGGFGRARTAFHGAVGHTRPRRARWTPSTQGVQTRIMEIPVNFFPVPTDIHFGCGMLRTLPERIKALGGTRAFVVTDPGLAAAGILEDVMRILKDAAIGFDVCDRVKPDSGSVLIDETTAEFKRRAADVVIGVGGGSSLDTAKAVAALATNPGPALSYIGLHKIRNRPLPMIAIPTTAGTGSEVTLWAVFTDEGSGTKVAIGSTLIYPAVALCDPDLTLGLPPTLTAATGMDALAHAVECYTNNACQPISASLALRAIELIGRHLRSATLNGRKCESRYAMMLAATMAGIAMNPTRLGLAHALAMPLGSWDLHVPHGIVLAVTLPAVMEFNYVAAPDRFVDVARALGERVEHLSRVEAAARAVSAVRELARDIGMPKDLSGYGVRAEHVRPVVEEAMTSGNVPVNPRRTGVDDMTRILRQTLQ, from the coding sequence ATGCCCGGGATTGGGGGTTTCGGACGGGCCCGAACAGCCTTTCATGGGGCCGTCGGTCACACTCGTCCCCGAAGAGCCAGATGGACTCCTTCAACACAAGGTGTTCAGACACGGATAATGGAAATCCCGGTTAATTTCTTCCCGGTGCCCACCGACATACATTTCGGCTGCGGCATGCTGCGGACGCTTCCGGAGCGGATCAAAGCCTTGGGCGGCACCCGCGCCTTCGTGGTGACCGATCCGGGGCTCGCGGCGGCCGGGATTCTTGAAGACGTCATGCGCATCCTCAAAGACGCCGCCATCGGATTCGATGTGTGCGACCGCGTGAAGCCGGATTCGGGGTCGGTCCTGATCGACGAGACCACCGCCGAGTTCAAGCGACGCGCCGCCGATGTCGTGATCGGCGTCGGCGGTGGCAGCTCGCTCGACACGGCCAAGGCGGTGGCGGCGCTCGCCACGAACCCAGGACCCGCGCTGTCGTACATCGGCCTCCACAAGATCCGTAACCGGCCGCTTCCGATGATCGCCATCCCCACAACGGCCGGCACGGGGAGCGAGGTCACGCTGTGGGCGGTGTTCACGGACGAGGGCAGCGGCACAAAAGTGGCGATCGGCAGCACACTCATCTATCCGGCGGTGGCTCTCTGCGATCCCGACCTGACGTTGGGACTGCCGCCGACGCTGACCGCGGCCACCGGTATGGACGCGCTCGCCCATGCCGTTGAGTGCTACACCAACAACGCCTGCCAACCGATTTCGGCGTCGCTTGCGCTGCGGGCCATCGAGCTGATCGGCCGGCACCTGCGCAGCGCCACCCTCAACGGGCGCAAGTGCGAGTCGCGCTACGCCATGATGCTGGCCGCCACCATGGCCGGCATCGCCATGAACCCGACGCGTCTCGGGCTGGCGCACGCCCTGGCGATGCCGCTCGGAAGCTGGGACCTCCACGTGCCGCACGGCATTGTGCTGGCGGTTACACTGCCGGCGGTCATGGAGTTCAACTATGTGGCTGCGCCGGACCGGTTCGTGGATGTGGCGCGCGCGCTCGGCGAACGGGTCGAGCATCTTTCGCGTGTGGAGGCGGCCGCCCGCGCGGTCAGCGCCGTGCGGGAGTTGGCGCGCGATATCGGCATGCCGAAGGACCTGTCGGGCTACGGAGTGCGCGCGGAGCATGTCCGCCCGGTGGTTGAAGAGGCCATGACGAGCGGCAACGTCCCGGTGAACCCGCGCCGCACGGGCGTCGACGACATGACGCGGATCCTCCGGCAGACGCTGCAGTGA
- a CDS encoding GntR family transcriptional regulator, whose translation MPSGKPANGSQSQALEPLSNSLPLGARVYQALLNSIVSRRIEPGAPLRPEAIARQLEVSTTPVREAMQRLESDGLAIKRPNQGWFVREHTKQEIKELYEIRAALESLSVRLACARITEDEITWLREHQSVGEAALAAGDMDAYRVYNRDLHAAIMRAARNSYLAAVMGQLQSQSEMLVARTIRIIGRPVRAIEEHHRLIELIAARDGADAGQLMHQHISSALEDILSYGLDGGGEPRRAER comes from the coding sequence ATGCCAAGTGGTAAGCCCGCCAACGGCAGCCAGTCCCAGGCGCTTGAGCCGTTGTCGAACAGCCTGCCGCTGGGCGCACGAGTCTACCAGGCGCTGCTGAACAGTATCGTCAGCAGGCGGATCGAGCCTGGAGCGCCGCTGCGCCCGGAAGCCATTGCGCGGCAGCTTGAAGTGAGCACGACGCCGGTTCGGGAAGCGATGCAGCGCCTCGAGAGCGATGGACTGGCGATCAAGAGACCGAACCAGGGCTGGTTTGTGCGGGAGCATACCAAGCAGGAGATCAAGGAGCTCTACGAGATTCGGGCCGCGCTCGAAAGTCTCAGCGTCCGCCTGGCGTGCGCGCGCATCACGGAAGACGAGATCACGTGGCTGCGAGAACACCAGTCCGTGGGGGAAGCCGCGCTGGCCGCCGGCGACATGGACGCCTACCGAGTCTATAACCGTGACCTGCACGCGGCCATCATGCGCGCGGCTCGGAACTCGTACCTGGCCGCCGTGATGGGCCAGCTTCAATCGCAGAGCGAGATGCTGGTGGCGCGAACCATCCGTATCATTGGACGGCCGGTGCGCGCGATCGAGGAACATCACCGGCTCATCGAACTGATTGCAGCGCGCGACGGCGCCGATGCCGGGCAGCTCATGCATCAGCACATATCCAGCGCCCTGGAGGACATCCTGTCGTACGGGCTCGATGGAGGCGGCGAACCGCGCCGCGCGGAACGCTGA
- a CDS encoding RraA family protein — MDPERQRLLDLYRELRVTDVADGLDMLGYQDIGLMDPAIRPLVRDVVNLTHRFVGFAHTLRFVPTNHPVTARTPDEMRAFIRDWYRQLASGPQMEIHAGDVVVIDGADTRVGFAGSNNTLSWILRGAVGVVTNGGARDTDELIRQGCRVYCARIEKTIRPARLEFNAEQVPINCGGVLVKPEDVVVADGDGVVVVPRDFADQVATYAREVAEGDRQKRRALYKQGGLAEDDSVLPLSEIESRSRPKPGGAAD, encoded by the coding sequence ATGGATCCGGAACGGCAGCGGTTGCTCGACCTGTATCGGGAACTCCGCGTGACGGATGTTGCGGACGGATTGGACATGCTCGGCTATCAGGATATCGGACTCATGGATCCGGCGATCCGTCCACTGGTGCGGGACGTCGTGAATCTCACACACCGTTTCGTGGGGTTCGCGCACACGCTTCGGTTTGTGCCGACGAATCACCCGGTCACGGCACGCACCCCGGATGAGATGCGGGCGTTCATCCGCGATTGGTACCGACAGTTGGCTTCGGGGCCGCAGATGGAAATCCACGCTGGCGATGTCGTCGTCATCGATGGCGCCGACACTCGCGTCGGCTTCGCGGGATCCAACAACACGCTCAGCTGGATTCTTCGCGGCGCGGTTGGCGTGGTGACGAACGGGGGAGCACGAGACACCGACGAGCTGATCCGACAAGGATGCCGCGTGTACTGCGCGCGTATCGAGAAGACCATCCGGCCGGCCCGCCTTGAGTTCAACGCGGAGCAGGTGCCGATCAACTGCGGAGGTGTGCTGGTCAAACCGGAGGACGTGGTGGTCGCGGACGGTGACGGCGTCGTGGTCGTGCCGCGCGACTTCGCGGACCAGGTGGCGACGTACGCCCGGGAGGTCGCCGAGGGCGACCGACAGAAGCGGCGTGCCCTGTACAAGCAAGGCGGACTGGCGGAGGACGACAGCGTGCTTCCTCTGTCGGAGATTGAGTCGCGGAGCCGTCCCAAGCCCGGTGGGGCAGCGGACTGA
- a CDS encoding aldehyde dehydrogenase family protein — protein MQPYANFIAGDWVPPGTGSDYATHSPAHPEQELGQFPQSGPAHVDAAAFPGWAGTLGPQRGAPLYRSAQLLEDSKSDLAEVVMLEQGKALSESVGKVSRAVVVARYMAGQARCPLGQTFPSERTSVSCHTVLEPLGVVATINPWNVPVITPVRKIAPAIAYGNTVVFKPASLTPRSAVFVMSALAREEIFGPILPVIRVRDADEAIAVANDTRYGLAAAFTSRTELTHKFAAGIDAGIIHLSHGTASQACVPFGGRRESGQGAFSIGPTARDVFTDVKAVYAKW, from the coding sequence ATGCAGCCGTACGCTAATTTTATTGCCGGAGACTGGGTGCCACCCGGGACGGGGAGCGACTATGCGACCCATAGCCCCGCCCATCCCGAACAGGAATTGGGCCAGTTCCCCCAATCCGGACCGGCTCACGTCGACGCTGCCGCATTCCCTGGTTGGGCGGGAACGCTAGGACCGCAGCGGGGTGCGCCACTCTACCGGTCCGCGCAGCTCCTGGAGGATTCGAAGAGCGATCTTGCCGAGGTCGTCATGCTGGAACAGGGAAAAGCGCTCAGCGAATCCGTGGGCAAGGTGTCCCGGGCCGTGGTGGTGGCGCGGTACATGGCCGGCCAGGCCAGATGTCCCTTGGGACAGACATTTCCGAGTGAGCGCACGAGCGTTTCCTGCCACACCGTCCTGGAGCCGCTCGGGGTGGTCGCAACCATCAACCCCTGGAATGTTCCGGTCATCACCCCCGTGCGGAAGATCGCGCCGGCCATCGCGTACGGCAATACCGTGGTGTTCAAGCCGGCGTCGCTGACACCCCGCTCCGCCGTGTTCGTCATGTCTGCCCTGGCGCGCGAGGAGATCTTCGGGCCCATCCTGCCGGTGATCCGCGTACGGGACGCGGATGAAGCCATCGCGGTTGCGAACGACACGCGGTACGGTCTGGCGGCGGCGTTCACCTCGCGCACGGAGTTGACACACAAGTTCGCTGCGGGAATCGACGCTGGGATCATCCACCTGAGCCACGGAACGGCAAGCCAGGCGTGCGTGCCGTTCGGCGGCCGAAGGGAATCTGGACAGGGAGCGTTCTCCATCGGCCCCACCGCGAGAGACGTCTTCACTGACGTAAAGGCCGTCTATGCCAAGTGGTAA
- a CDS encoding carbohydrate ABC transporter permease: MLLIALLVATLYPVLWMVGASFEPSAQIFVNVGLLPKVWTFANYQRGWYPMQNLSFSRLFANSLIIACVAVLGNVCSCTMAAYAFARLQFRLRGTLFAIMLLTIMLPYQVLIIPQYILFLRFGWLNTYLPLVVPRLLAVDGFFVFLMVQFIRGLPREIDEAAIIDGCGHWQVFLRIVVPLSMPAMATTGIFTFINSWNDFLGPLLYLTKPVMYTVPLGLNLFLDLNEASQWGPLFAMSALSLVPIFVIFLFFERLLTEGIATTGIK, from the coding sequence GTGCTGCTCATCGCCCTGCTGGTGGCGACGCTCTACCCGGTGCTGTGGATGGTGGGCGCGTCGTTCGAACCGAGCGCTCAGATCTTCGTGAACGTCGGGCTGCTGCCGAAGGTGTGGACGTTTGCCAACTATCAACGCGGCTGGTATCCGATGCAGAACCTGTCGTTCAGCCGCTTGTTCGCGAACTCCCTGATCATCGCCTGCGTCGCGGTGCTCGGGAACGTGTGCTCGTGCACGATGGCGGCGTATGCCTTCGCGCGGCTGCAGTTCCGGCTTCGAGGTACCCTCTTCGCCATTATGCTGTTGACCATCATGCTACCCTACCAGGTGCTGATCATTCCCCAGTACATCCTCTTCCTCCGTTTCGGATGGTTGAATACCTATCTGCCGCTGGTGGTGCCCCGCTTGCTTGCGGTCGACGGGTTCTTCGTCTTCTTGATGGTTCAGTTCATCCGCGGGCTGCCGAGGGAAATCGACGAGGCCGCCATCATCGACGGCTGCGGCCATTGGCAGGTGTTCTTGCGCATTGTCGTCCCGCTGTCCATGCCGGCGATGGCGACGACGGGGATCTTCACGTTCATCAACTCGTGGAACGATTTCCTGGGGCCGTTGCTCTACTTGACCAAACCGGTGATGTATACGGTTCCCCTGGGTTTGAACTTGTTCCTCGACCTCAACGAGGCATCCCAATGGGGCCCGCTCTTCGCGATGTCGGCGCTCAGCCTCGTTCCGATCTTCGTGATCTTCCTGTTCTTCGAGAGGTTGCTGACCGAGGGCATCGCGACGACAGGGATCAAGTGA
- a CDS encoding RraA family protein — MTIGAERVVDQFIGFDPATLYEAADHQGMVDPAIRPAWPGARMCGIACTVVCPPGDNLMLHHAVAAAGPGMIIVATLGGYLRTGAWGEVLTVAAQARGVAGLAIDGAARDIEAIAERRFPVFARGLAIGSCTKERFGSLDIPIEFGGLIVRPGDIVLGDSDGIVIVAKERAEQILEAAARRRLREAEIMAELNKGKTTIELLHLPPLAKPGVSGT; from the coding sequence ATGACGATCGGCGCAGAACGCGTCGTCGACCAGTTTATCGGATTCGATCCGGCCACACTGTATGAGGCTGCGGACCACCAGGGTATGGTGGATCCCGCGATCCGCCCTGCGTGGCCGGGCGCGCGCATGTGCGGGATCGCGTGCACGGTGGTATGCCCGCCCGGGGACAACCTGATGCTGCACCATGCCGTGGCGGCGGCCGGGCCGGGAATGATCATCGTAGCCACTCTGGGCGGGTATCTGCGAACCGGCGCGTGGGGGGAAGTCCTCACCGTGGCCGCGCAGGCGAGAGGCGTCGCGGGCCTGGCGATCGACGGCGCGGCTCGGGATATCGAGGCCATCGCCGAGCGTCGGTTTCCCGTTTTTGCCCGCGGCCTCGCGATCGGTTCGTGCACGAAGGAGCGTTTCGGCTCGCTCGACATCCCGATTGAGTTCGGTGGTCTGATCGTACGTCCCGGTGATATCGTGCTCGGCGATTCGGATGGCATCGTGATCGTGGCGAAGGAGCGGGCGGAACAGATCCTGGAGGCCGCCGCGCGGCGTCGCCTGCGCGAGGCGGAGATCATGGCGGAATTGAACAAGGGCAAGACCACCATCGAACTGCTGCACCTGCCGCCCCTGGCCAAGCCCGGAGTTTCCGGAACGTGA